A region of Dermochelys coriacea isolate rDerCor1 chromosome 1, rDerCor1.pri.v4, whole genome shotgun sequence DNA encodes the following proteins:
- the LOC119846489 gene encoding TRPM8 channel-associated factor 2-like isoform X2, giving the protein MSCWWMELGSGILLEILFLVSCCSQEMLHSRCWHGANLSQDVELLLNGVSELDIVMGGVPSPLLVHGVLAFPLGLDSSHRCFLAAAHYGRGRVVVASHEGQLCAPKLAGFLLNAVRWLDAGRQGLVGVAAHLKGLCSLLSQEGRKYRVSSLASDMSIYCCPSHSDQEAEKIQAFVAEGGGLLIGGQAWYWASQNQGQAAVAGYPGNKILNRFGISILGMNLKADKYPALLPGELPHHYHFRQALSFFQRHVEKKEALGAPLADWLHRLGQDCSAFLRIPAEDCPAYSSLHRILLKVLRRGGIPQVSKKNPIKSNSKEAALLCLATQLSQTMTDCAVLVQKPTDGVCTLPSSCPITLEIDGTNTGGTAWMSTGLYLPDGNTAVLTFPCMVTSAGLQVQIGCHSDDLTAAKELKRAPMVIRKCQVSCQKQSVSCLWGGLIYILVPGGSQLGKVSITVEGAVKVPYFRLGETCKCQWLASIRHYPAPWAELATENIILTVPADSIRHIENPEPLLTLWDQIMLAIAELAAAPAKFPRPERIVTDVQISAGWMHAGYPIMGHLDSVKEMVNVEHMQATGLWGPIHELGHNQQRAGWEFPPHTTEATCNLWSVYVHEKVLGIPRDRAHQALQPESRKQRVTGYLEKGAQLKDWSVWTALETYLQLQEGFGWEPFILLFSDYQKMPNVPKDNPSKMNLWAEKFSRQVNKNLAPFFLAWGWPIKDEVSLKLASLPNWEENPMKLHGPGKK; this is encoded by the exons ATGAGCTGCTGGTGGATGGAGTTGGGCAGTGGGATTTTACTGGAGATTTTGTTCCttgtgagctgttgctcacaggAGATGCTGCATTCCCGGTGTTG GCACGGGGCTAATCTCAGCCAGGATGTAGAGCTTCTCCTCAACGGTGTGTCAGAACTGGATATAGTGATGGGCGGGGTGCCCTCCCCCCTGCTGGTGCATGGGGTACTGGCCTTCCCGCTCGGCCTGGACAGCTCCCACCGCTGCTTCCTTGCTGCAGCGCACTATGGCCGGGGCCGGGTGGTGGTGGCGTCTCATGAGGGCCAGCTGTGTGCCCCGAAGCTGGCAGGGTTCCTGCTCAATGCTGTACGCTGGCTGGACGCTGGGAGGCAGGGGCTAGTTGGGGTTGCTGCCCACCTGAAGGGGCTGTGTTCCTTGCTGTCCCAGGAGGGCCGGAAGTATCGGGTCTCATCGCTGGCGAGCGACATGAGCATCTACTGCTGCCCTTCTCACAGCGACCAAGAGGCGGAGAAGATCCAGGCCTTTGTGGCGGAGGGGGGAGGGCTGCTGATTGGGGGGCAGGCCTGGTACTGGGCCTCCCAGAATCAAGGTCAAGCTGCCGTTGCCGGATACCCTGGCAACAAAATCCTCAACCGCTTTGGGATCAGCATCCTGGGCATGAACCTTAAGGCAGATAAATACCCAGCGCTGCTCCCGGGGGAGCTTCCCCATCACTACCACTTCCGTCAGGCACTCTCCTTCTTCCAGAGGCACGTGGAAAAGAAGGAGGCACTTGGAGCCCCCCTGGCAGACTGGCTGCATAGGCTAGGGCAGGACTGTTCTGCCTTCCTGAGGATCCCAGCTGAAGACTGTCCAGCGTACTCCTCACTCCACCGCATCCTGCTCAAAGTGCTGCGCAGAGGTGGGATCCCGCAGGTCAGCAAGAAGAACCCAATCAAGAGCAACTCCAAGGAGGCAGCCCTGCTGTGCCTGGCAACACAGCTGTCCCAAACCATGACGGACTGTGCTGTCCTGGTGCAGAAACCCACCGATGGGGTCTGCACGCTCCCATCCAGCTGCCCTATCACCCTGGAAATCGATGGCACAAATACAG GTGGAACAGCATGGATGAGTACAGGACTTTACCTACCTGATGGGAACACAGCAGTGTTAACATTTCCTTGCATGGTGACCAGTGCTGGTCTGCAG GTGCAGATCGGGTGTCACTCTGATGACCTCACCGCTGCGAAGGAGCTGAAACGGGCCCCCATGGTGATACGCAAGTGTCAGGTCAGCTGCCAGAAGCAGTCAGTCTCCTGCCTCTGGGGCGGCCTCATTTACATCCTCGTGCCAGGGGGAAGCCAGCTGGGCAAAGTGTCCATCACTGTGGAAGGGGCAGTCAAGGTTCCCTACTTCAGACTTG GAGAGACCTGTAAATGCCAGTGGCTGGCCAGCATCCGGCACTACCCTGCTCCCTGGGCCGAACTAGCTACTGAGAACATTATCCTGACTGTGCCTGCTGACAGCATCCGCCATATAGAGAACCCAGAGCCTCTTCTGACCCTCTGGGACCAGATCATGCTGGCTATAGCTGAGTTGGCAGCAGCACCAGCGAAGTTCCCAAGGCCAGAGAGGATTGTAACAGACGTCCAGATCTCAGCTG GCTGGATGCATGCTGGCTACCCCATCATGGGCCACCTGGATTCAGTGAAGGAGATGGTGAATGTGGAACACATGCAAGCCACCGgcctgtggggcccaatccaCGAGCTGGGACACAACCAGCAGCGAGCAGGCTGGGAATTCCCCCCTCACACTACTGAGGCCACCTGCAACCTGTGGTCTGTCTATGTGCATGAGAAGGTGCTGGGGATCCCCAGGGACAGAGCCCACCAGGCCCTCCAGCCGGAGAGTCGGAAGCAGAGGGTCACAGGTTATCTGGAGAAAGGGGCTCAGCTGAAGGACTGGAGTGTGTGGACTGCGCTGGAGACGTACTTGCAG CTgcaggagggctttggctgggaACCCTTCATCCTCCTCTTCTCTGACTACCAGAAAATGCCCAATGTCCCCAAGGACAACCCCTCCAAGATGAACCTGTGGGCAGAGAAGTTCTCTCGGCAGGTGAACAAGAATCTGGCTCCTTTCTTTCTGGCCTGGGGCTGGCCCATCAAGGATGAAGTCTCCTTGAAACTGGCTTCtctaccaaactgggaggagaaccCAATGAAGCTACACGGACCTGGGAAGAAATAA
- the LOC119846489 gene encoding TRPM8 channel-associated factor 2-like isoform X1, producing the protein MKTAATYELLVDGVGQWDFTGDFVPCELLLTGDAAFPVLVSPEKQVLIAVSHYGKGRMVVVSHEEILKNPNFSRFLRNAVDWLRPSPEVQVGVHRSLDPLSQLLLRSSTKVQPGVGLSASLGVYCTDAYDDAQAEELVQFVKGGGGLLIGGQAWYWASQHGVEKVLFEFPGNRVTSVAGVYFTGNTVRSGIFKVSGKIPKIPLIVPHGANLSQDVELLLNGVSELDIVMGGVPSPLLVHGVLAFPLGLDSSHRCFLAAAHYGRGRVVVASHEGQLCAPKLAGFLLNAVRWLDAGRQGLVGVAAHLKGLCSLLSQEGRKYRVSSLASDMSIYCCPSHSDQEAEKIQAFVAEGGGLLIGGQAWYWASQNQGQAAVAGYPGNKILNRFGISILGMNLKADKYPALLPGELPHHYHFRQALSFFQRHVEKKEALGAPLADWLHRLGQDCSAFLRIPAEDCPAYSSLHRILLKVLRRGGIPQVSKKNPIKSNSKEAALLCLATQLSQTMTDCAVLVQKPTDGVCTLPSSCPITLEIDGTNTGGTAWMSTGLYLPDGNTAVLTFPCMVTSAGLQVQIGCHSDDLTAAKELKRAPMVIRKCQVSCQKQSVSCLWGGLIYILVPGGSQLGKVSITVEGAVKVPYFRLGETCKCQWLASIRHYPAPWAELATENIILTVPADSIRHIENPEPLLTLWDQIMLAIAELAAAPAKFPRPERIVTDVQISAGWMHAGYPIMGHLDSVKEMVNVEHMQATGLWGPIHELGHNQQRAGWEFPPHTTEATCNLWSVYVHEKVLGIPRDRAHQALQPESRKQRVTGYLEKGAQLKDWSVWTALETYLQLQEGFGWEPFILLFSDYQKMPNVPKDNPSKMNLWAEKFSRQVNKNLAPFFLAWGWPIKDEVSLKLASLPNWEENPMKLHGPGKK; encoded by the exons ATGAAGACCGCTGCCACCTATGAGCTGCTGGTGGATGGAGTTGGGCAGTGGGATTTTACTGGAGATTTTGTTCCttgtgagctgttgctcacaggAGATGCTGCATTCCCGGTGTTGGTAAGCCCTGAGAAGCAGGTTCTGATCGCTGTTTCTCACTATGGGAAGGGCCGGATGGTGGTCGTTTCTCACGAGGAAATCCTGAAGAATCCCAACTTTTCCCGGTTCCTTAGGAACGCTGTGGACTGGCTCCGACCCTCCCCAGAGGTGCAGGTCGGAGTCCATAGAAGCCTGGATCCCCTCTCTCAGCTGCTCCTAAGGTCCAGCACTAAAGTGCAGCCTGGCGTGGGGCTCAGTGCCTCTCTAGGGGTGTACTGTACAGATGCCTATGACGATGCTCAGGCAGAGGAGCTGGTCCAGTTTGTAAAGGGAGGTGGGGGCCTGCTCATCGGAGGTCAGGCCTGGTACTGGGCTAGTCAACACGGTGTGGAGAAGGTGCTGTTCGAATTCCCTGGAAACCGAGTGACAAGCGTGGCCGGTGTGTACTTCACTGGCAATACAGTGCGGTCAGGGATCTTCAAAGTCTCAGGAAAGATCCCAAAGATCCCCTTGATCGTCCC GCACGGGGCTAATCTCAGCCAGGATGTAGAGCTTCTCCTCAACGGTGTGTCAGAACTGGATATAGTGATGGGCGGGGTGCCCTCCCCCCTGCTGGTGCATGGGGTACTGGCCTTCCCGCTCGGCCTGGACAGCTCCCACCGCTGCTTCCTTGCTGCAGCGCACTATGGCCGGGGCCGGGTGGTGGTGGCGTCTCATGAGGGCCAGCTGTGTGCCCCGAAGCTGGCAGGGTTCCTGCTCAATGCTGTACGCTGGCTGGACGCTGGGAGGCAGGGGCTAGTTGGGGTTGCTGCCCACCTGAAGGGGCTGTGTTCCTTGCTGTCCCAGGAGGGCCGGAAGTATCGGGTCTCATCGCTGGCGAGCGACATGAGCATCTACTGCTGCCCTTCTCACAGCGACCAAGAGGCGGAGAAGATCCAGGCCTTTGTGGCGGAGGGGGGAGGGCTGCTGATTGGGGGGCAGGCCTGGTACTGGGCCTCCCAGAATCAAGGTCAAGCTGCCGTTGCCGGATACCCTGGCAACAAAATCCTCAACCGCTTTGGGATCAGCATCCTGGGCATGAACCTTAAGGCAGATAAATACCCAGCGCTGCTCCCGGGGGAGCTTCCCCATCACTACCACTTCCGTCAGGCACTCTCCTTCTTCCAGAGGCACGTGGAAAAGAAGGAGGCACTTGGAGCCCCCCTGGCAGACTGGCTGCATAGGCTAGGGCAGGACTGTTCTGCCTTCCTGAGGATCCCAGCTGAAGACTGTCCAGCGTACTCCTCACTCCACCGCATCCTGCTCAAAGTGCTGCGCAGAGGTGGGATCCCGCAGGTCAGCAAGAAGAACCCAATCAAGAGCAACTCCAAGGAGGCAGCCCTGCTGTGCCTGGCAACACAGCTGTCCCAAACCATGACGGACTGTGCTGTCCTGGTGCAGAAACCCACCGATGGGGTCTGCACGCTCCCATCCAGCTGCCCTATCACCCTGGAAATCGATGGCACAAATACAG GTGGAACAGCATGGATGAGTACAGGACTTTACCTACCTGATGGGAACACAGCAGTGTTAACATTTCCTTGCATGGTGACCAGTGCTGGTCTGCAG GTGCAGATCGGGTGTCACTCTGATGACCTCACCGCTGCGAAGGAGCTGAAACGGGCCCCCATGGTGATACGCAAGTGTCAGGTCAGCTGCCAGAAGCAGTCAGTCTCCTGCCTCTGGGGCGGCCTCATTTACATCCTCGTGCCAGGGGGAAGCCAGCTGGGCAAAGTGTCCATCACTGTGGAAGGGGCAGTCAAGGTTCCCTACTTCAGACTTG GAGAGACCTGTAAATGCCAGTGGCTGGCCAGCATCCGGCACTACCCTGCTCCCTGGGCCGAACTAGCTACTGAGAACATTATCCTGACTGTGCCTGCTGACAGCATCCGCCATATAGAGAACCCAGAGCCTCTTCTGACCCTCTGGGACCAGATCATGCTGGCTATAGCTGAGTTGGCAGCAGCACCAGCGAAGTTCCCAAGGCCAGAGAGGATTGTAACAGACGTCCAGATCTCAGCTG GCTGGATGCATGCTGGCTACCCCATCATGGGCCACCTGGATTCAGTGAAGGAGATGGTGAATGTGGAACACATGCAAGCCACCGgcctgtggggcccaatccaCGAGCTGGGACACAACCAGCAGCGAGCAGGCTGGGAATTCCCCCCTCACACTACTGAGGCCACCTGCAACCTGTGGTCTGTCTATGTGCATGAGAAGGTGCTGGGGATCCCCAGGGACAGAGCCCACCAGGCCCTCCAGCCGGAGAGTCGGAAGCAGAGGGTCACAGGTTATCTGGAGAAAGGGGCTCAGCTGAAGGACTGGAGTGTGTGGACTGCGCTGGAGACGTACTTGCAG CTgcaggagggctttggctgggaACCCTTCATCCTCCTCTTCTCTGACTACCAGAAAATGCCCAATGTCCCCAAGGACAACCCCTCCAAGATGAACCTGTGGGCAGAGAAGTTCTCTCGGCAGGTGAACAAGAATCTGGCTCCTTTCTTTCTGGCCTGGGGCTGGCCCATCAAGGATGAAGTCTCCTTGAAACTGGCTTCtctaccaaactgggaggagaaccCAATGAAGCTACACGGACCTGGGAAGAAATAA